The proteins below come from a single Parageobacillus toebii NBRC 107807 genomic window:
- a CDS encoding chemotaxis protein CheW encodes MVDVQESEWKVIVFQLKNEEYALPVQYVRSIEKIQHITRVPRTAHYVKGVINLRGVVTPIIDLRERFGFPSSPYSEQTRIIIVALQDIEVGLIVDAANDVLDIPASSIEPPPEAIGAVEVDYIHGVAKVGKRLLILLNLEKALET; translated from the coding sequence ATGGTTGACGTTCAAGAGTCGGAATGGAAAGTGATTGTTTTTCAACTAAAAAATGAAGAATATGCACTCCCTGTTCAATACGTTCGTTCCATCGAAAAAATCCAACATATTACTCGAGTTCCGCGTACGGCGCATTATGTGAAAGGAGTTATTAATTTACGTGGTGTAGTAACACCGATTATTGACTTGAGAGAACGATTTGGTTTTCCTTCTTCCCCTTATTCCGAACAAACGCGCATTATTATTGTTGCGCTTCAAGATATAGAAGTTGGGTTGATTGTCGATGCTGCTAACGATGTGCTTGATATACCCGCGTCAAGCATCGAACCGCCTCCAGAAGCGATTGGTGCTGTGGAAGTGGATTATATTCATGGGGTAGCAAAGGTAGGAAAAAGATTGCTTATTTTGCTCAATTTAGAGAAAGCGTTGGAAACATAA
- a CDS encoding chemotaxis protein CheC has product MEHINKLSGTHIDILKEIGNIGAGNAATALSKLLNKKIEMAVPYVQIATFDEVMELIGGAEQVVACVYLRIEGDAPGNMFFVLSLAQAERFIRQMTGDETFTFDSHPSELGQSALQELGNILAGSYLSALADFTNLAFYPSVPMLTVDMIGAILQYGLLELSRVGDYAILIDTALYDERRPEDSVNGHFFLLPDPDSFASIFRALGVDLL; this is encoded by the coding sequence ATGGAACATATCAACAAATTAAGTGGCACCCATATTGATATTTTAAAAGAAATCGGCAATATCGGGGCAGGGAATGCAGCAACAGCCTTATCAAAACTATTAAATAAAAAAATTGAAATGGCTGTTCCATATGTTCAAATTGCTACATTTGATGAAGTAATGGAGCTTATTGGCGGTGCGGAACAAGTAGTAGCATGTGTGTATTTGAGGATTGAAGGAGATGCTCCGGGAAATATGTTTTTTGTACTTTCATTGGCACAGGCAGAGCGGTTTATACGTCAAATGACGGGGGATGAGACGTTTACGTTTGATTCACATCCATCAGAACTAGGACAATCAGCGCTGCAAGAGCTAGGAAATATACTTGCCGGTTCCTATCTTTCGGCACTGGCTGACTTTACTAATTTGGCATTTTATCCATCTGTTCCGATGCTAACCGTTGATATGATTGGCGCTATTTTGCAATATGGGTTATTGGAATTGTCTCGCGTTGGTGATTATGCGATTCTTATTGATACCGCTTTGTATGATGAACGCCGTCCAGAAGATAGTGTCAATGGGCATTTCTTCTTACTTCCTGATCCAGATTCGTTCGCTTCTATTTTTCGCGCGTTAGGTGTGGATCTTCTGTGA
- a CDS encoding chemotaxis protein CheD has protein sequence MKVVHAPNLIRTSGLGSCVGVVIFDQWKEVAGLAHVMLPDSSLSRSETMNVAKYADTAIEALIELVVQAGGRKGMLKAKMAGGAQMFSFPSKSTDMMRIGARNVEAVRLQLNRFHIPIVAEDVGGNSGRTIEFNPKTAILSIRTVNQGMKEI, from the coding sequence ATGAAGGTGGTTCATGCGCCAAATTTAATTCGAACATCTGGATTAGGATCATGTGTCGGCGTCGTCATTTTTGACCAATGGAAGGAAGTGGCGGGACTTGCGCATGTGATGCTTCCTGATTCTTCGCTTTCGAGATCGGAAACAATGAACGTAGCGAAATATGCAGATACAGCGATCGAAGCGTTAATAGAACTCGTTGTTCAGGCGGGAGGAAGAAAAGGGATGCTAAAAGCAAAAATGGCCGGTGGAGCGCAAATGTTTTCTTTTCCTTCCAAAAGTACGGATATGATGCGAATTGGAGCAAGGAATGTCGAAGCAGTTAGGCTGCAGTTGAACCGGTTTCATATTCCGATCGTTGCCGAAGATGTTGGCGGCAACAGCGGACGAACGATCGAATTTAATCCGAAAACGGCCATTTTATCGATTCGTACAGTGAATCAAGGGATGAAAGAAATATGA
- a CDS encoding FliA/WhiG family RNA polymerase sigma factor — protein MANVLTSEERKYWDRWIYHRDPQAGDKLVQTYMPLVHYHVQRIAASLPKTISKQELISLGLMGLYDALEKFDPSRDLKFDTYASFRIRGAIFDGLRKEDWLPRSVREKAKKIEETIEKLEQRYMRSVTAKEVADELGITEEEVYMAVNENFFANVLSFQHVITENKEEENALLAIRDEKTPSPEEEVLKQELYEKLAEVIQQLSEKEQLVISLFYKEELTFTEIGEILGLSTSRISQLHSKAIFKLRKILEQAL, from the coding sequence ATGGCGAACGTTTTAACGAGCGAAGAACGCAAATATTGGGATCGTTGGATATATCATCGTGACCCGCAAGCCGGAGATAAGCTCGTGCAAACATATATGCCGCTTGTTCATTATCATGTTCAACGAATAGCCGCGTCGTTGCCAAAAACTATAAGTAAACAAGAATTAATAAGTCTTGGATTAATGGGGCTTTACGACGCGCTCGAAAAGTTTGATCCCTCCCGTGATTTAAAATTTGATACGTACGCCTCATTTCGGATTCGCGGCGCCATTTTCGATGGGCTGCGCAAAGAAGATTGGCTTCCGCGCAGCGTAAGGGAAAAGGCGAAAAAAATTGAGGAAACGATCGAAAAGCTGGAGCAGCGGTATATGCGGTCTGTTACAGCAAAAGAAGTTGCCGATGAACTAGGGATCACAGAAGAGGAAGTATATATGGCAGTAAATGAGAACTTTTTTGCCAACGTCTTATCTTTTCAACATGTTATTACGGAAAACAAGGAAGAAGAAAACGCGCTTCTAGCCATTCGTGATGAAAAAACACCTTCTCCGGAGGAAGAAGTTTTAAAGCAGGAATTGTATGAGAAATTGGCAGAAGTAATCCAGCAGCTAAGTGAAAAAGAGCAGCTTGTTATTAGTTTGTTTTATAAAGAAGAACTTACTTTTACCGAAATTGGAGAAATTTTAGGACTTTCCACATCAAGAATTTCCCAGCTTCATTCAAAAGCCATTTTTAAGCTGCGCAAAATTCTAGAACAAGCGCTTTAG
- the rpsB gene encoding 30S ribosomal protein S2: MSVISMKQLLEAGVHFGHQTRRWNPKMKKYIFTERNGIYIIDLQKTVKKVEEAYNFVKELAANGGKILFVGTKKQAQESVKEEAERCGMFYVNQRWLGGTLTNFATIQKRIKRLKEIEKMAEDGIFDVLPKKEVIRLKKEQERLEKFLGGIKEMKELPDALFVIDPRKERIAVAEARKLNIPIIGIVDTNCDPDEIDYVIPANDDAIRAVKLLTSKIADAVLEAKQGEEAVVAAE, encoded by the coding sequence ATGTCAGTTATTTCTATGAAACAATTGCTTGAAGCTGGTGTTCATTTCGGACATCAAACTCGCCGTTGGAATCCAAAAATGAAAAAATATATTTTCACAGAACGCAACGGCATTTATATTATCGACTTACAAAAAACCGTCAAAAAAGTGGAAGAAGCATATAATTTCGTAAAAGAATTAGCAGCAAACGGCGGTAAAATTTTGTTTGTCGGTACGAAAAAACAAGCGCAAGAGTCTGTGAAAGAAGAAGCAGAACGTTGCGGCATGTTCTATGTGAATCAACGTTGGTTAGGTGGTACATTAACAAACTTTGCAACGATTCAAAAACGTATTAAACGTTTAAAAGAAATTGAAAAAATGGCGGAAGACGGCATCTTTGACGTACTTCCGAAAAAAGAAGTCATTCGTTTAAAGAAAGAACAAGAACGTTTAGAGAAATTTTTAGGCGGCATTAAAGAAATGAAAGAATTGCCGGACGCATTGTTCGTAATCGATCCGCGCAAAGAGCGCATTGCTGTTGCAGAAGCGCGCAAATTAAACATTCCGATTATCGGAATTGTAGATACAAACTGCGATCCGGATGAAATTGACTATGTCATTCCAGCAAACGACGATGCAATTCGTGCCGTAAAACTTCTTACTTCCAAAATTGCGGACGCAGTGTTAGAAGCAAAACAAGGCGAAGAAGCAGTCGTTGCTGCTGAGTAA
- the tsf gene encoding translation elongation factor Ts yields the protein MAITAQMVKELREKTGAGMMDCKKALTETNGDMEKAIDWLREKGIAKAAKKADRIAAEGMTLVEIDGNTAVILEVNSETDFVAKNEAFQTLVKELAAHLLKHKPATLEEALGQTMDNGTTVQEHINAAIAKIGEKITLRRFEIVEKGENDVFGAYLHMGGRIGVLTLLAGSANQEVAKDVAMHIAALHPKYVSRDQVPQEEINREREVLKQQALNEGKPEHIVEKMVEGRLNKFYEDICLLEQAFVKNPDVKVRQYVESNGATVKTFIRYEVGEGMEKRQDNFAEEVMNQMRKQ from the coding sequence ATGGCGATTACAGCACAAATGGTAAAAGAATTGCGTGAAAAAACGGGCGCGGGGATGATGGATTGCAAAAAAGCGCTCACAGAAACAAACGGTGATATGGAAAAAGCGATCGATTGGCTTCGCGAGAAAGGGATCGCCAAAGCGGCGAAAAAAGCGGATCGTATTGCTGCGGAAGGAATGACGCTGGTCGAAATCGACGGCAACACGGCTGTTATTTTAGAAGTGAACTCTGAAACGGACTTTGTTGCGAAAAACGAAGCGTTCCAAACGTTAGTAAAAGAACTTGCTGCACACTTGTTAAAACATAAACCAGCTACGCTTGAAGAAGCGCTTGGGCAAACAATGGATAACGGGACAACAGTTCAAGAACATATTAATGCTGCAATTGCAAAAATTGGTGAAAAAATCACGTTGCGTCGTTTTGAAATTGTGGAAAAAGGAGAAAATGATGTTTTCGGTGCGTATTTGCACATGGGAGGCCGCATCGGCGTATTAACATTATTAGCAGGTTCGGCAAACCAAGAAGTAGCGAAAGATGTGGCAATGCATATCGCCGCATTGCATCCGAAATACGTTTCCCGCGACCAAGTGCCGCAAGAAGAAATTAATCGCGAACGCGAAGTATTGAAACAGCAAGCATTAAATGAAGGAAAACCGGAACATATCGTTGAAAAAATGGTAGAAGGCCGTTTAAACAAATTTTATGAAGATATTTGCTTGCTAGAACAAGCATTTGTGAAAAACCCAGATGTAAAAGTCCGTCAATATGTTGAATCTAACGGCGCGACAGTGAAAACATTTATCCGTTATGAAGTTGGCGAAGGTATGGAAAAACGCCAAGATAACTTTGCTGAAGAAGTAATGAATCAAATGAGAAAGCAATGA
- the pyrH gene encoding UMP kinase, which produces MEKPKYKRVVLKLSGEALAGEQGFGINPSIIQSIAKQVKEVAELGVEIAIVVGGGNIWRGKTGSEMGMDRATADYMGMLATVMNSLALQDSLENLGVETRVQTSIEMRQVAEPYIRRRAIRHLEKKRVVIFAAGTGNPYFSTDTTAALRAAEIEADVILMAKNNVDGVYSADPKVDENAVKYDEVSYLEVIKQGLGVMDSTASSLCMDNDIPLIVFSIMEEGNIKRAVLGENIGTIVRGK; this is translated from the coding sequence ATGGAAAAGCCAAAGTATAAGCGAGTTGTATTAAAATTAAGCGGTGAAGCGTTAGCTGGTGAACAAGGATTTGGTATTAATCCTTCGATCATTCAATCCATTGCAAAACAAGTAAAAGAAGTCGCCGAACTCGGTGTTGAGATTGCGATCGTCGTCGGCGGCGGCAATATATGGCGCGGAAAAACGGGAAGCGAGATGGGAATGGATCGCGCCACAGCGGACTATATGGGAATGCTTGCAACAGTGATGAATTCGCTTGCTCTCCAAGATAGCCTTGAAAATCTCGGTGTTGAAACGAGAGTGCAAACATCGATTGAGATGCGGCAAGTGGCTGAACCTTACATACGAAGAAGAGCGATCCGTCATTTGGAGAAAAAACGTGTCGTTATTTTTGCGGCAGGAACAGGAAATCCATATTTTTCAACCGATACGACTGCCGCATTACGTGCTGCTGAAATTGAAGCAGACGTTATTTTAATGGCAAAAAATAACGTTGACGGTGTATATAGCGCTGATCCGAAAGTCGATGAAAACGCGGTAAAATATGATGAAGTATCCTATTTAGAGGTTATTAAACAAGGATTAGGCGTGATGGACTCCACTGCTTCATCGTTATGTATGGATAACGATATTCCGTTGATTGTTTTCTCCATTATGGAAGAAGGCAATATAAAACGTGCCGTTCTTGGTGAAAATATAGG